CCGCGCGTCCCGCTCGACGACCAGGCGCAGATCCTCGAGAAGTTCGTCACCGCGCTGCAGCAGGGCGACATCCGGGCGATGACCGAGCTGCTGGCCCCGGACGTCGTGCTCATCGGCGACTCGAACGGCAAGGGCCGCACCGCCCGCCAGCTCATCCTGGGCCCGGACAAGATCGTCCGGTTCTTCGTCGGCCTCACGCGCAAGTACGCGCCGGGTATGGCCGAGCGGGGTGTCCCGGTCCTGGTCAACGGCGACCTGGGGATGTACCTGCCGCCGATGCCGGGCCGCGACGGCTTCCTCGCCCTCGACGAGCACGTGCAGTCGGTGACCATCCGCGACGGGAAGATCGTGGCGATCTACGACGTCGTCAACCCGGACAAGCTGACCCGGATCACGCGTCCCGGCGCCGCGCCCGCGTGATCCCGGCCGCCAGCAGCAGGACGGCGAAGGCGCCGAAGTAGGCCAGGGCCCAGCCCGGGCTCAGCGGCGAATCCGACAGGACGGTGGCGGTGCCGCCGTCCCGCCCGGCGTTGGCCTCCCCGCTGCCGCTCAGGAACTTCGTGACGGCGTTCAGCGGCAGCCACCGGTGGATCGCCTGCCCCGCCCGGGGGATCAGCTCGACGACGTTCTCCGCCATCAGCGGGTAGCCGACGAGCAGCGCGACGGCGCCCGCGGTGTACCGCACGAGCAGGCCGACGCCGACCCCGCAGACGGCGGCCAGGGCGAACACCGGGCCGGTCCCGGCGACGATCGTCCAGTCCGCGACGCTGGTCAACGCCAGGTCGGCGTCCGGGGCGAGGACCCGCGCCACCAGCCACGCCGTGAACGCGGCGGCCTCGCCGAGCCCGAAGGCGTACCCGGCGACGACCACGGCCTTCGCCACCAGCGCCGGCCAGCGGCTCGGCACGGCCTGGAAGGTGCCGTGGATCGTGCCGGTGTGGTACTCGCTCGTCACGGCGAGCCCGGCCGCCACCAGGACGGCGACCAGCCCGAGCTGGTAGCCGAACTGGGTGCTCGCGACGGTGGGCGGCAGCCGCGACTCGGTCGCCGTCAGGGCGGTGAGCGCGGCCGGGGCGGCCAGCGCGACGAGCGCGAAGAGGCCGCACACCCACGGCGTGGCGATGCTGAAGAGCTTGATCCGTTCACTGGCCACGAGGTGCATGCCCGGAACGGTCCCGCGGCGGGCCCCGGTCGCGCGTCCGACCGGAGTCCGATTCCCGGGGTCCTACGGGAGCGGGACGCGGCAGGCGTCGCCCGAGGTGAAGCCCTGGTCGACGATGCCGAGGGCGCTGTTCATCCGGGCGCGCGAGTTCTCCAGCGCGATCTGGTAGGTCAGCTCGACGACGCCGTCGCGGCCGAACTCGCGCTCGAGTTCGGCGACCTGCTCGTCGGTCACGGTGACCTGCTCACCGGACATCGCGTCGGCGTAGGCGATCGCGAGCCGCTCCTGGTGGCTGAACGCGGGCGAGGTCGCGTGGTCGTCGATCTTCTTCAGCCGCTCGATGTCCAGGCCGTCGTGCTTCTGCAGCATCGTGCCGAAGTCGACGCACCACGAGCAGCCGATCCGGGTCGCGACGCGGTAGACGGCGAGCTCGCGCACGTTCGCCGGCACCTTCTTCGAGGCCCGTTCCACCATCAGCTCGTGCACGGTGCCGGCCCGCAGCAGGCCGCGGTGGTGCGCGGTGACGGCCACCGGTTCGGGCACCGCGCCGTAGCGCCGCCCGGCGATCCGGTAGACCAGCTTGAGGAACGGGCCGGCTTCGGCCGTCTTCTTCACGGGCATGCGAGGCATCTGCGTCTCCTTCGTTCGCGGTCACGAGGGGGACGAGACCGCTTCCGCGGACGTGACGACGGGCGTCGTGACGCAGGCCACGAGCATGATCGCGGCCGCGGAGGCGAACACGACGGTGAGGCCGGCGGCGCCGAGGCCGCCGGTCGTGGCCAGCGCGAGCCAGCCGAACACCGCGGCGCCGGCGAGCCCGCCGGCCTGCCGGGCGAAGGTCAGCGACCCCAGGGTGACGCCCATCAGGTCCGGCCGGGCGCGGGTCTGGCCCAGCACGGTGTACGCCGAGGTGCAGACGGTGAAGGCGGCGCCGATCGCGAACAACCCCGGCGCGAGCAGCCAGGGAATGCCCGCCGAGGCGGCCGCGACGGCGACCACGGCGAGCCCGGCCGTGCCGAGCAGGCAGCCGAACCGGCCCCACGCGGTCATCTCCGGGCGTTTGCGGGCCAGCGCGGCGAAGGACGC
This genomic window from Amycolatopsis mongoliensis contains:
- a CDS encoding carboxymuconolactone decarboxylase family protein, coding for MPRMPVKKTAEAGPFLKLVYRIAGRRYGAVPEPVAVTAHHRGLLRAGTVHELMVERASKKVPANVRELAVYRVATRIGCSWCVDFGTMLQKHDGLDIERLKKIDDHATSPAFSHQERLAIAYADAMSGEQVTVTDEQVAELEREFGRDGVVELTYQIALENSRARMNSALGIVDQGFTSGDACRVPLP